A window of Gloeomargarita sp. SRBZ-1_bins_9 genomic DNA:
CAGGCGGAGCGGGAATACGACCTCAACCGAGCCGCCACCTTGAAATACGGCAAACGGGCTGAACTGGAAAAACAACTCCAGGCCACCGAAGCTAAACTCAAGGAGTTGCAACGCTCCGGCAAAACGCTGCTGCGGGAGGAGGTCACCGAAGCGGACATCGCCGAAATCATTGCCAAGTGGACGGGGATTCCAGTGACCAAGTTGATGGCTTCGGAGAAGGAGCGTCTGCTGCATCTGGAGGAGGAACTGCACCGGCGGGTGATTGGCCAAGAGGAGGCGGTCAAGGCCGTAGCCGAGGCGATTCAACGCTCCCGGGCGGGCTTAGCGGACCCCAACCGGCCGATTGCCAGCTTTATCTTTCTGGGGCCGACGGGGGTAGGAAAAACGGAGCTGGCCAAGGCCCTGGCAGAATACCTGTTCGACACGGAAAAGGCCCTGGTGCGCATTGACATGTCGGAGTACATGGAGCGGCACACGGTAGCCCGGCTGATTGGGGCGCCGCCGGGGTATGTGGGGTATGAAGAGGGGGGCCAACTCACGGAAGCCATCCGTCGCCGGCCCTACGCGGTGGTGTTGTTCGATGAGATCGAAAAGGCCCATGAGGATGTCTTCAACATCATGCTGCAAATCCTGGATGA
This region includes:
- a CDS encoding AAA family ATPase; the protein is QAEREYDLNRAATLKYGKRAELEKQLQATEAKLKELQRSGKTLLREEVTEADIAEIIAKWTGIPVTKLMASEKERLLHLEEELHRRVIGQEEAVKAVAEAIQRSRAGLADPNRPIASFIFLGPTGVGKTELAKALAEYLFDTEKALVRIDMSEYMERHTVARLIGAPPGYVGYEEGGQLTEAIRRRPYAVVLFDEIEKAHEDVFNIMLQILDDGRLTDSQGHTVDFKNTIIIMTSNLGSQYILDLAGQPDKDEELRQRVLGVMRDHFRPEFLNRIDEIIIFKSLTREQLHQIVKLQVERLRQRLAEQKIKLELTDAAINFLAELGYDPVYGARPLRRAIQRHLENLLARELLRGTFQEGDTVRVDVVAERLVCQRV